In the genome of Planctomycetia bacterium, the window CGTTCCTTTAAATCCACTTCGAGTTCGATCGTGTCGCCCGGGCGGACCATTTTTTTGAAGCGGACGTCGTTCATCCTCGTGGCGACCGGGACGCCACCGTCCCCTTCGACGAACTGGCTCAGCAGCACCGCGCCGGCTTGCATCGCGGCTTCGCAGAGGATCACGCCGGGCGTGAGTGGATAGCCAGGGTAGTGTCCTTGATAAAACTCCTCGTCGCCCGTGAACGTCTTGCGACAGACGATGCGCGATTCGCTGCGCTCGACGATCTCGTCCAGCAACAAAAATGGGGGGCGATGCGGGATCGCGCGCATGATTGCTTCGCGGCTCATACGCGGGTCGCCTCGGTTGATGGCGCGCCGGTCGACTGCTTGAGCAAATAACTGTCCACGTCGTTGGCCACGATCACGCCGTAGTTCATTGCGCCGAGCCAGCCCGACATGATGATGCCGACGCTACCGGCGTGGTACAGGCCGCGAACCTGTTCGGGGATCGCTCGGCTCACGGCCAGGCCTTCGAACTTGGTGCCGAAGCTGGCACCCGCGACGTGGCGCGTGTAGTGCTGGAACGTGCGCGGCGTCGAAGCCTCGATGTGCGCGATCTTCTCGCGCACGCCCGGCACGTATTTTTCCAAGGCCGCCAGCGTCGTTTCGATCAAGTCCTGTTTCGAGGCCTGGTACTCTTCCTCGGACAGCGCGGCCCAGTCGCTGTAATTGGCGTTCGTGCTGGAAACCACGAGGCAACGGTCGCTGCCCGGTCGCGTACGCGGATAGTAGAACGAATACGTGCGACTCGTCACGTCGCGGCTCAGCAAGGCCTCGGTGCGGAACAGCGGCGCCGTGGAACTAAACAGCAAATCTCCGCAGGCTTCGTCGATCATCTCGCCGGGATGCAGGCCGATATACACCTGGCAGCTCGAATTGTTGAGTCGCACCGCGCGGGCGTCTTCAACGAACTTGCCGTCGAAATGCTCTTCGCCGACGAGGTTGAAGATCGTCGACTTGAGATTCGCGTTCGACATCACGGCCCGGGTCTTGATCAGGCGGCCATTGACCGAGACGCCTTCCACGCGGCCGTTGCGGACGTGAATCTTCTCGACGTCGCAGCGAATCCGCAGATCGACGCCGTTCTTGACAATCTCGTCCTTCATCAGCCCGATCAACCGATCGGTGCCTCCCTCGAAGGTGAAGACGCCCTTCGACATGAAGTTCGAGAAGACGATCCCATAGCTGATCGCCGGGTCTTCGAGCGTCGATCCGTTGGCGTAGGTGATCGGCTCCATCAAGAGGCGGATGACGTCCTCGCGCCCCGGAAAGTACTGCTGGAACAACTCGCCGACCGTTTTCTGTTGATCGTCGTAAAAATTCATCCCGCGCGCGGCGTCGAAGAACGCGGTGACTTGCTCGGCGGAGACTTGGAACTTCTCGATCAGCAGCTTGGTGAAATCCTCGCGATTGAACGTCGTCGTGAGCGAGAACATCGGGTTGTCGAAACGGATGTGCTTGAGCTGCACGATCGATTCGGCGATCTCGCTCGTCCAGTAGCGCCGGCAGCTTTTCACCATGCCGACCGGGAAACCGTGTAGCGAGATATCGAAGATGTGCCCGCCGGATCGCTTGAACCAGGTGGCCATGCCGCCGAGTTGATAGTGCTGCTCCAGCAGCAACACCGAGTGGCCGGCTTTGGCGAGCGTATTGGCCGAGGTCAAACCGGCCAGGCCCGAGCCAATGACGATCACGTCATATTCGTCGCGGGCGTTTTTGAGAAAGTCTTTGGTCATTGAGCTGCTAGCGATTCCGCCATGCCATGGGCCGTTGTCATTGCGTCTTGATTTGTCATTAACTCTCGGCACTCAGCAGGTGTCGGTTGGCCATGGAGATTCCGCTGACGATGCTGCCGATGATGCCGACCCAGCCTTGGTCCGTGCCGCAGATGAACAGGTTTTTCAAATGCGTTGTGCCGTCCTTCACTTTGTCGGGGGCGCCGTAGACCGCGCCGTTCACATGGCCGGTGAAGCGGCGGATCGTCGTCGGCGTGAACATGTCGGTGGCGATCACGCGCTGACGAAAATCCGGCAGGAAGCGCACCGCCGAGGCCACGGCGCGATCGTACCAACGCAACTTCTCCAGCCGATACTCGTCTTCGTTGAGCGCCGCCCAGCGGTCGAAGTTCGCCAGCGAAGTGATGCGCAGGATGCCTTCGTCGAGCGGTTGCTCA includes:
- a CDS encoding 3-hydroxyacyl-ACP dehydratase FabZ family protein, with translation MSREAIMRAIPHRPPFLLLDEIVERSESRIVCRKTFTGDEEFYQGHYPGYPLTPGVILCEAAMQAGAVLLSQFVEGDGGVPVATRMNDVRFKKMVRPGDTIELEVDLKERLANAFFLTAKVTCGGQVAVRFEFACTMAARG
- a CDS encoding FAD-dependent oxidoreductase, with the protein product MTKDFLKNARDEYDVIVIGSGLAGLTSANTLAKAGHSVLLLEQHYQLGGMATWFKRSGGHIFDISLHGFPVGMVKSCRRYWTSEIAESIVQLKHIRFDNPMFSLTTTFNREDFTKLLIEKFQVSAEQVTAFFDAARGMNFYDDQQKTVGELFQQYFPGREDVIRLLMEPITYANGSTLEDPAISYGIVFSNFMSKGVFTFEGGTDRLIGLMKDEIVKNGVDLRIRCDVEKIHVRNGRVEGVSVNGRLIKTRAVMSNANLKSTIFNLVGEEHFDGKFVEDARAVRLNNSSCQVYIGLHPGEMIDEACGDLLFSSTAPLFRTEALLSRDVTSRTYSFYYPRTRPGSDRCLVVSSTNANYSDWAALSEEEYQASKQDLIETTLAALEKYVPGVREKIAHIEASTPRTFQHYTRHVAGASFGTKFEGLAVSRAIPEQVRGLYHAGSVGIIMSGWLGAMNYGVIVANDVDSYLLKQSTGAPSTEATRV